A window of Pseudomonas guangdongensis contains these coding sequences:
- a CDS encoding ABC transporter permease, with translation MSLFSLFGALEIGLIFSLVALGVYISFRLLRFPDLTVDGSFPLGGAVCAILIANGFDPFFATLAATAAGAVAGTVTGLLNVRLKIMDLLASILMMIALYSINLRIMGRPNVPLISEPTLFTVLQPEWLSDYVLRPLLLLGIVVLAKLGLDWFFATQKGLAIRATGSNPRMARAQGINTGAMILLGMALSNALVALAGALFAQTQGGADISMGIGTIVIGLAAVIVGESILPSRRLVLATLAVILGAIVYRFFIALALNSDFIGLQAQDLNLVTALLVTFALVIPLLKKRLSAPKKGA, from the coding sequence ATGTCCCTGTTTTCCCTGTTCGGCGCCCTGGAGATCGGCCTGATCTTCAGCCTCGTGGCCCTGGGCGTGTACATCTCCTTCCGTCTGCTGCGCTTCCCCGACCTCACCGTGGACGGCAGCTTCCCGCTCGGCGGCGCGGTCTGCGCCATCCTGATCGCCAACGGCTTCGATCCGTTCTTCGCCACCCTGGCGGCGACCGCCGCCGGCGCCGTGGCCGGCACCGTCACCGGCCTGCTCAACGTGCGACTGAAGATCATGGACCTGCTGGCCAGCATCCTGATGATGATCGCCCTCTACTCGATCAATCTGCGCATCATGGGCCGCCCCAACGTGCCGCTGATCAGCGAGCCGACCCTGTTCACCGTGCTGCAGCCGGAGTGGCTGAGCGACTACGTGCTGCGCCCGCTGCTGCTGCTCGGCATCGTCGTCCTCGCCAAGCTCGGCCTGGACTGGTTCTTCGCCACCCAGAAGGGCCTGGCGATCCGCGCCACCGGCTCCAACCCGCGCATGGCACGGGCCCAGGGCATCAACACCGGGGCGATGATCCTGCTCGGCATGGCCCTGTCCAACGCCCTGGTGGCGCTGGCCGGCGCGCTGTTCGCGCAGACCCAGGGCGGCGCCGACATTTCCATGGGCATCGGTACCATCGTCATCGGCCTGGCCGCGGTGATCGTCGGCGAGAGCATCCTGCCGTCGCGTCGCCTGGTGCTGGCCACCCTGGCGGTGATCCTCGGCGCCATCGTCTACCGCTTCTTCATCGCCCTGGCGCTGAACAGCGACTTCATCGGCCTGCAGGCCCAGGACCTGAACCTGGTGACCGCGCTGCTGGTGACCTTCGCGCTGGTCATCCCGCTGCTGAAGAAACGCCTGTCCGCGCCGAAGAAGGGGGCCTGA
- a CDS encoding DUF934 domain-containing protein, whose protein sequence is MNNLIKLGADGARLVTDDPWRWVREPLEPLPDGPLLLPLAMWRERQSADVLAGRGDTRDGVWLAPDDEPEELAPWLAGLPLIALEFPSFRDGRAYSQAYLLRTRLGWRGELRAVGDVLRDQLSHMRQCGFDAFAVREDKSATDALKGLQGISVLYGRSVLEPRPLFRRRSGADEEE, encoded by the coding sequence ATGAACAACCTGATCAAGCTGGGCGCAGACGGTGCGCGCCTGGTCACCGATGATCCGTGGCGCTGGGTGCGCGAACCGCTCGAACCGCTGCCGGACGGCCCGCTGCTGCTGCCGCTGGCGATGTGGCGCGAAAGGCAGAGCGCGGATGTGCTGGCCGGCCGCGGCGATACCCGCGACGGCGTCTGGCTGGCGCCCGACGACGAGCCGGAGGAGCTGGCGCCCTGGCTGGCCGGCCTGCCGCTGATCGCCCTGGAGTTCCCCAGCTTCCGCGACGGCCGCGCTTACAGCCAGGCCTACTTGCTGCGTACGCGCCTGGGCTGGCGGGGCGAGCTGCGCGCCGTCGGCGACGTGCTGCGCGACCAGCTCAGCCACATGCGCCAGTGCGGCTTCGATGCCTTCGCCGTGCGCGAGGACAAGTCGGCCACCGATGCGCTCAAGGGGCTGCAGGGGATCAGCGTGCTGTACGGCCGCTCGGTGCTGGAACCGCGCCCGCTGTTCCGCCGGCGCAGTGGCGCGGACGAAGAGGAATAG
- a CDS encoding LrgB family protein, protein MTAIWTAIVGHPLFVLGLTLLAYQLALELYQRSRWLLAQPVLVATLLLVGALWACGIGYPRYRQESSLLWLLLGPATVALAVPLQQNLPRIRQLFWPVTIALLVGGTITVALTLGLAALFGADREMLMSLAPKSVTSPIAIALAEQMGGIPALTAVFVMITGVLGAVLGPLLLDRAGVTSPAARGLSLGLSAHAIGTAQALQEHPEAGGFAALAMSLAGAFSALALPLLLG, encoded by the coding sequence ATGACGGCGATCTGGACGGCTATCGTCGGCCATCCGCTGTTCGTCCTCGGCCTGACCCTGCTGGCCTACCAGCTGGCCCTGGAACTGTACCAGCGCAGCCGCTGGCTGCTGGCCCAGCCGGTGCTGGTGGCGACCCTGCTGCTGGTCGGCGCGCTGTGGGCCTGCGGTATCGGCTACCCGCGCTACCGCCAGGAGTCGAGCCTGCTCTGGCTGCTGCTCGGCCCGGCCACCGTGGCGCTGGCGGTGCCGCTGCAGCAGAACCTGCCGCGCATCCGCCAGCTGTTCTGGCCGGTGACCATCGCCCTGCTGGTCGGTGGCACCATTACCGTCGCCCTGACCCTCGGCCTCGCCGCGCTGTTCGGTGCCGACCGGGAGATGCTGATGAGCCTGGCGCCGAAGTCGGTGACCTCGCCCATCGCCATCGCCCTGGCCGAGCAGATGGGCGGGATTCCCGCGCTGACGGCGGTGTTCGTGATGATCACCGGCGTGCTCGGCGCGGTGCTGGGGCCGCTGCTGCTCGATCGGGCCGGGGTGACCAGCCCGGCCGCGCGCGGGCTGAGCCTCGGCCTGTCGGCCCATGCGATCGGCACGGCCCAGGCGCTGCAGGAGCATCCGGAAGCCGGCGGCTTTGCCGCCCTGGCGATGAGCCTGGCGGGGGCGTTCAGCGCACTGGCCTTGCCGCTGCTGCTGGGCTGA
- a CDS encoding CidA/LrgA family protein, with protein sequence MSVHGLLLLLAFQLAGTALSLWLLPALPGPILGMLLALAWLGLDGHGSEALRQSAGTLLGYLPLLLVPPAVGIMVQWQRIGADFWAIAAALVLSLLVGIPLTGALMQWLIRRQLGREGRP encoded by the coding sequence ATGAGCGTGCATGGCCTGCTCCTGCTGCTGGCCTTCCAGCTGGCCGGCACGGCGCTGAGCCTCTGGCTGCTGCCGGCCCTGCCGGGGCCGATCCTCGGCATGCTGCTGGCCCTGGCCTGGCTGGGCCTCGACGGTCACGGCAGCGAGGCGCTGCGCCAGAGCGCCGGCACGCTGCTCGGGTACCTGCCGCTGCTGCTGGTGCCACCGGCGGTGGGCATCATGGTGCAGTGGCAGCGGATCGGCGCCGATTTCTGGGCGATTGCCGCCGCGCTGGTGCTCTCATTGCTGGTCGGCATCCCGCTGACCGGCGCGCTGATGCAGTGGCTGATCCGCCGCCAGCTGGGTCGGGAGGGGCGCCCATGA
- the nhaD gene encoding sodium:proton antiporter NhaD has protein sequence MYAWMALIFVVGYLCIALEHPLRIDKAAAALLTAVLCWTLLVLGEGSILPAAAAGGHGVIGELRHHLGEISEILFFLLGAMTIVELVDSHEGFRTITGRIQTRKRVHLVWIVGLMTFFLSAVLDNLTTTIVMVSLLRKLVRGRPERWLYVGVVVIAANAGGAWSPIGDVTTTMLWIGSQISAPGVIAGLFLPSLVCLLVPLTILSFTLRGEAPRPRALAHHAKESRIRITDFERNLVLALGLGSLLFVPVFKTVTHLPPYMGILFGVGLLWVVTDVLHRGKHAEDKHPLSVAGVLRRIDTPSVLFFLGILLAVSSLASAGHLAQVSTALRDGFGNVYAINYAIGLLSAVVDNVPLVAGAMKMYPLVDAQTLAAAPAAEQAWLGHFVADGTFWEMLAYCAGTGGSSLIIGSAAGVAAMGMERIGFIWYLKRVSLLALLGYSAGAATYLGLLALN, from the coding sequence ATGTACGCCTGGATGGCCCTGATCTTCGTCGTCGGTTACCTGTGCATCGCCCTCGAACACCCGCTGCGCATCGACAAGGCCGCCGCCGCGCTGCTCACCGCGGTGCTCTGCTGGACTCTGCTGGTGCTCGGCGAAGGCAGCATCCTGCCGGCCGCCGCGGCCGGCGGCCACGGGGTGATCGGCGAACTGCGCCATCACCTGGGGGAGATTTCCGAGATCCTGTTCTTCCTCCTCGGCGCCATGACCATCGTCGAGCTGGTCGACTCCCACGAGGGCTTCCGCACCATCACCGGACGCATCCAGACGCGCAAGCGCGTGCATCTGGTGTGGATCGTCGGCCTGATGACCTTCTTCCTCTCCGCGGTGCTGGACAACCTGACCACCACCATCGTAATGGTCTCGCTGCTGCGCAAGCTGGTGCGCGGCCGTCCCGAGCGCTGGCTGTACGTCGGCGTCGTGGTGATCGCCGCCAACGCCGGCGGCGCCTGGTCGCCGATCGGCGACGTGACCACCACCATGCTGTGGATCGGCAGCCAGATCAGCGCCCCGGGGGTGATCGCCGGGCTGTTCCTGCCCAGCCTGGTGTGCCTGCTGGTGCCGCTGACCATCCTCAGCTTCACCCTGCGCGGCGAAGCGCCGCGCCCGCGCGCCCTCGCCCACCACGCCAAGGAAAGCCGGATCAGGATCACCGACTTCGAACGCAACCTGGTGCTGGCCCTCGGCCTCGGCTCGCTGCTGTTCGTGCCGGTGTTCAAGACCGTCACCCACCTGCCGCCGTACATGGGCATCCTGTTCGGCGTCGGCCTGCTCTGGGTGGTCACCGACGTGCTGCACCGCGGCAAGCACGCCGAGGACAAGCACCCGCTGTCGGTGGCCGGCGTGCTGCGGCGCATCGACACGCCCAGCGTGCTGTTCTTCCTCGGCATCCTGCTGGCGGTCTCCAGCCTGGCCAGCGCCGGCCACCTGGCCCAGGTCTCCACCGCGCTGCGCGACGGCTTCGGCAACGTCTACGCGATCAACTACGCCATCGGCCTGCTCTCGGCGGTGGTCGACAACGTGCCGCTGGTGGCCGGTGCGATGAAGATGTACCCGCTGGTCGACGCCCAGACCCTGGCCGCCGCGCCCGCCGCCGAACAGGCCTGGCTGGGCCACTTCGTCGCCGACGGCACCTTCTGGGAAATGCTCGCCTACTGCGCCGGCACCGGCGGCAGCAGCCTGATCATCGGCTCGGCGGCCGGCGTCGCGGCGATGGGCATGGAGCGCATCGGCTTCATCTGGTACCTCAAGCGGGTCAGCCTGCTGGCCCTGCTCGGCTACAGCGCTGGCGCCGCCACCTACCTGGGCCTGCTGGCCCTCAACTGA
- a CDS encoding ABC transporter substrate-binding protein, translating to MLQAQKKKWLPLGLALAMTAGVPFGASAAEEKSVAVTAIVEHPALDAARDGVLDALKQAGYEPGKNLKWQYQSAQGNNGTAAQIARKFVGDQPDAIVGIATPSAQALVAATKSVPVVFTAVTDPVGAQLTPSWEASGTNVTGVSDVLALDKQIELIRQIVPEAKRIGIVYNPGEANSVVVVKALKELLPTLGMTLVEASAPRSVDVGSAARSLVGKVDAIYTNTDNNVVSAYEALVKVGNDAKIPLIASDTDSVKRGAIAALGVDYRLLGEQTGRIVVRILNGEKPGDIQPQTSDKLQLFVNPGAAAKQGVSLSQALLDSAAEIIQ from the coding sequence ATGCTGCAGGCTCAGAAGAAGAAATGGCTGCCCCTCGGTCTGGCCCTGGCCATGACCGCCGGTGTTCCGTTCGGCGCCAGCGCCGCCGAGGAGAAATCCGTGGCGGTCACCGCCATCGTCGAACACCCGGCCCTCGACGCCGCCCGCGACGGCGTGCTCGATGCGCTCAAGCAGGCCGGCTACGAGCCGGGCAAGAACCTCAAGTGGCAGTACCAGAGCGCCCAGGGCAACAACGGCACCGCCGCGCAGATCGCCCGCAAGTTCGTCGGCGACCAGCCCGACGCTATCGTCGGCATCGCCACTCCCTCGGCCCAGGCACTGGTCGCCGCGACCAAGAGCGTGCCGGTGGTGTTCACCGCGGTCACCGACCCGGTCGGCGCGCAGCTCACCCCGAGCTGGGAAGCCTCGGGCACCAACGTCACCGGCGTCTCCGACGTGCTGGCGCTGGACAAGCAGATCGAGCTGATCCGCCAGATCGTCCCCGAGGCCAAGCGCATCGGCATCGTCTACAACCCCGGCGAGGCTAACTCGGTGGTGGTGGTCAAGGCCCTCAAGGAGCTGCTGCCGACCCTCGGCATGACCCTGGTGGAAGCCTCGGCGCCGCGCTCGGTGGACGTCGGTTCGGCGGCGCGCAGCCTGGTCGGCAAGGTCGACGCGATCTACACCAACACCGACAACAACGTGGTGTCGGCCTACGAGGCGCTGGTCAAGGTCGGCAACGACGCCAAGATCCCGCTGATCGCCTCCGATACCGACAGCGTCAAGCGCGGCGCCATCGCCGCCCTGGGCGTCGACTACCGGCTGCTCGGCGAGCAGACCGGGCGCATCGTGGTGCGCATCCTCAACGGCGAGAAACCGGGCGACATCCAGCCGCAGACCAGCGACAAGCTGCAGCTGTTCGTCAACCCGGGCGCCGCGGCCAAGCAGGGCGTCAGCCTCTCCCAGGCGCTGCTCGACTCGGCGGCCGAAATCATCCAGTAA
- a CDS encoding NfeD family protein: MAIQWWYWALGGILLVLLELVVPSFFILWFGLGALLVAGALLLVELSLSAQLLLWTLASLAMLVLWLRVFSPRRQRTLIGSAGGEVLGEVGLLVGAVAPFQRGKVRFQRPILGAEEWACMADAEIPAGTRVKVLSIEGSYLKVARA; the protein is encoded by the coding sequence ATGGCAATCCAATGGTGGTACTGGGCCCTCGGCGGCATCCTGCTGGTGCTGCTGGAACTGGTGGTGCCCTCGTTCTTCATCCTCTGGTTCGGCCTCGGCGCCCTGCTGGTGGCCGGCGCGCTGCTGCTGGTCGAGCTGTCCCTCAGCGCCCAGCTGCTGCTCTGGACCCTCGCCTCGCTGGCCATGCTGGTGCTCTGGCTGCGGGTGTTCAGCCCGCGCCGCCAGCGCACGCTGATCGGCAGCGCCGGCGGCGAGGTACTCGGCGAGGTGGGCCTGCTGGTCGGCGCGGTGGCGCCCTTCCAGCGCGGCAAGGTGCGCTTCCAGCGGCCGATCCTCGGCGCCGAGGAGTGGGCCTGCATGGCCGATGCCGAAATCCCCGCCGGCACGCGGGTCAAGGTGCTATCCATCGAAGGCAGCTACCTGAAGGTAGCGCGCGCCTGA
- a CDS encoding SLC13 family permease — protein MNPQLLLVLGLLLLAVVLFVRNRPRMDAVALLMLAALPLSGVLEVHEVLAGFAEPAVVLIATMFVVGEALVRTGIAYRLGEWLMRRAGNSEVRLLVLLMLCVAGLGSMMSSTGVVAIFIPVVLSIAARLDLAPSRLMMPLAFAGLISGMLTLVATPPNLVVHGELLRAGQPGFGFFAFTPIGLAILVLGIGYMLLTRRWLASARSREAAGEPRLTLADLVDSYRLAGRERRLCLRHDSPLAGQALDGLQLRKQHGINVIAIERRRTLGRELLAANADSELRGGDILLVDLASPAIGLLGAYRELGLEPLGLKQSYYADHARELGLVEVALPPGSRLPGKTIQELGFRSRYRLNVVGLRRGSRALEGVLVDEKLRPGDTLLVAGKWKDIHRLQGLSRDFLVLSLPAEIDEVAPAQSQAPYALLSLAVMVGLMVSGAVPNVLAALIGCLLLGAFRCIDLDSAYRAIHWPSLLLIVGMLPFAVALQKTGGIDLAVQGLLAVLGEAGPRAILAILFAVTALVGLFISNTATAVLMAPVAIACAQALGASPAPFAMTVALAASAAFMTPISSPVNTLVLGPGQYRFADFVRIGVPFTLLVLATCVLLVPWLFPF, from the coding sequence ATGAACCCGCAACTGCTCCTGGTGCTCGGCCTGCTGCTACTCGCGGTGGTGCTGTTCGTGCGCAACCGCCCGCGCATGGACGCGGTCGCCTTGCTGATGCTCGCCGCCCTGCCGCTCAGCGGCGTGCTGGAAGTCCACGAGGTGCTGGCCGGCTTCGCCGAACCGGCGGTGGTGCTGATCGCCACCATGTTCGTGGTCGGCGAGGCGCTGGTGCGCACCGGCATCGCCTACCGCTTGGGCGAGTGGCTGATGCGTCGCGCCGGCAACAGCGAAGTGCGCCTGCTGGTGCTGCTGATGCTCTGCGTCGCCGGCCTCGGCTCGATGATGAGTTCCACCGGGGTGGTGGCGATCTTCATCCCGGTGGTGCTGAGCATCGCCGCGCGCCTCGACCTGGCGCCCAGCCGGCTGATGATGCCGCTGGCCTTCGCCGGCCTGATCAGCGGCATGCTCACCCTGGTCGCCACCCCGCCGAACCTGGTGGTGCACGGCGAGCTGCTGCGCGCCGGACAGCCCGGCTTCGGCTTCTTCGCCTTCACCCCCATCGGCCTGGCGATCCTCGTGCTGGGCATCGGCTACATGCTGCTGACCCGCCGCTGGCTGGCCAGCGCGCGCAGCCGCGAGGCCGCCGGCGAGCCGCGCCTGACCCTCGCCGACCTGGTGGACAGCTACCGCCTGGCCGGCCGCGAGCGGCGCCTGTGCCTGCGCCACGACTCGCCGCTGGCCGGCCAGGCCCTCGACGGCCTGCAGCTGCGCAAGCAGCACGGCATCAACGTGATCGCCATCGAGCGACGCCGCACCCTGGGCCGCGAGCTGCTCGCCGCCAACGCCGACAGCGAGCTGCGCGGCGGCGACATCCTGCTGGTCGACCTGGCCAGCCCGGCCATCGGCCTGCTCGGCGCCTACCGCGAGCTGGGCCTGGAGCCGCTGGGCCTGAAGCAGTCCTACTACGCCGACCACGCCCGCGAGCTGGGCCTGGTCGAGGTGGCCCTGCCGCCGGGCTCGCGGCTGCCCGGCAAGACCATTCAGGAGCTGGGCTTTCGCAGCCGCTACCGGCTCAACGTGGTGGGCCTGCGCCGCGGCAGCCGGGCGCTGGAGGGCGTGCTGGTCGACGAGAAGCTCAGGCCCGGCGACACCCTGCTGGTGGCCGGCAAGTGGAAGGACATCCACCGCCTGCAGGGCCTGAGCCGCGACTTCCTGGTGCTCAGCCTGCCGGCGGAGATCGACGAGGTGGCCCCGGCGCAGAGCCAGGCGCCCTACGCCCTGCTGAGCCTGGCGGTGATGGTCGGCCTGATGGTCAGCGGCGCGGTGCCCAACGTGCTGGCCGCGCTGATCGGCTGCCTGCTGCTCGGCGCCTTCCGCTGCATCGACCTGGACAGCGCCTACCGCGCCATCCACTGGCCGAGCCTGCTGCTGATCGTCGGCATGCTGCCCTTCGCCGTCGCCCTGCAGAAGACCGGCGGCATCGACCTGGCGGTGCAGGGCCTGCTCGCCGTGCTCGGCGAGGCCGGGCCGCGGGCGATCCTCGCCATCCTCTTCGCGGTCACCGCGCTGGTCGGCCTGTTCATCTCCAATACCGCCACCGCGGTGCTGATGGCGCCGGTGGCCATCGCCTGCGCCCAGGCCCTCGGCGCCTCGCCGGCGCCCTTCGCGATGACCGTGGCGCTAGCCGCCTCGGCGGCGTTCATGACGCCGATCTCCTCGCCGGTCAACACCCTGGTGCTCGGCCCCGGTCAGTACCGCTTCGCCGACTTCGTACGCATCGGCGTGCCCTTCACCCTGCTGGTGCTGGCCACCTGCGTGCTGCTGGTGCCCTGGCTGTTCCCGTTCTGA
- a CDS encoding winged helix-turn-helix domain-containing protein — translation MDLSKTRSSFYRRLYVAWLIDSGIATSVPALIAATGMPRRTAQDTLAALAELDIDCAFVQESGERHNAGHYAIRDWGAIDRAWVAAHHARLREALGYPVADRPRP, via the coding sequence ATGGACCTGAGCAAGACCCGCAGCAGCTTCTACCGCCGCCTCTACGTCGCCTGGCTGATCGACAGCGGCATCGCCACCAGCGTGCCGGCGCTGATCGCCGCCACCGGCATGCCGCGCCGCACCGCCCAGGACACCCTGGCGGCGCTGGCCGAACTGGACATCGACTGCGCCTTCGTCCAGGAGTCCGGCGAGCGCCACAACGCCGGGCACTACGCGATCCGCGACTGGGGCGCCATCGACCGCGCCTGGGTCGCCGCCCACCATGCCCGGCTGCGCGAGGCGCTCGGCTACCCCGTCGCGGACCGGCCGCGACCATGA
- a CDS encoding SPFH domain-containing protein has product MTAGLAITIALLVFVVVTVAQGVRLVAQGEEWVVERLGKYHSTLRPGLNILIPYLDKVAYKLVTKDIILDVQEQEVITRDNAVILTNAIAFIKITDPVKAVYGVTDFSEAIRNLIMTTLRSIVGEMELDEALSSRDKIKARLRESIADEAVDWGLTVKSVEIQDIKPSASMQGAMELQAAAERERKAAVTKAEGAKQAAILEAEARLESAKRDADAQVMLAEASAEAIRRVTSAVGGEPGPMMYLLGEKYIAALEKLGDSDNAKIVLMPADLQDSLRGLLGKPGGR; this is encoded by the coding sequence ATGACTGCAGGACTGGCCATCACCATCGCACTGCTGGTATTCGTCGTCGTCACCGTGGCCCAGGGCGTGCGCCTGGTCGCCCAGGGCGAGGAGTGGGTCGTCGAGCGCCTGGGCAAGTACCACAGCACCCTGCGCCCGGGGCTGAACATCCTCATTCCCTACCTGGACAAGGTCGCCTACAAGCTGGTGACCAAGGACATCATCCTCGACGTGCAGGAACAGGAAGTGATCACCCGCGACAACGCGGTGATCCTCACCAACGCCATCGCCTTCATCAAGATCACCGACCCGGTCAAGGCGGTCTACGGCGTCACCGACTTCTCCGAGGCGATCCGCAACCTGATCATGACCACCCTGCGCTCGATCGTCGGCGAGATGGAGCTGGACGAGGCGCTGTCCTCGCGGGACAAGATCAAGGCGCGGCTGCGCGAGAGCATCGCCGACGAGGCGGTGGACTGGGGCCTGACCGTCAAGTCGGTGGAGATCCAGGACATCAAGCCGTCCGCCTCGATGCAGGGCGCCATGGAGCTGCAGGCCGCCGCCGAGCGCGAGCGCAAGGCCGCGGTGACCAAGGCCGAAGGCGCCAAGCAGGCGGCGATTCTCGAAGCCGAGGCGCGCCTGGAATCGGCCAAGCGCGACGCCGACGCCCAGGTGATGCTCGCCGAGGCCAGCGCCGAGGCGATCCGCCGGGTCACCAGCGCGGTGGGCGGCGAACCGGGGCCGATGATGTACCTGCTCGGCGAGAAGTACATCGCCGCGCTGGAAAAGCTCGGCGACAGCGACAACGCCAAGATCGTGCTGATGCCCGCCGACCTGCAGGACAGCCTGCGCGGCCTGCTCGGCAAGCCCGGCGGACGCTGA
- a CDS encoding ABC transporter ATP-binding protein — protein MLSARNLEITFNPGTPIETRALCGLSLDIPSGQFVTVIGTNGAGKSTFLNAVSGDLAVDSGQILIDGDEVTRLPVWARAERVARVFQDPLAGTCEDLTIEENMALAQQRGGRRGLSRAVREEMRAAFRDSLATLGLGLENRLGDRIGLLSGGQRQAVSLLMAALQPSRILLLDEHTAALDPRTADFVLQLTARIVAEKRLTTMMVTHSMRQALDVGDRTVMLHQGQVVLDVSGEQRKGLDVPDLLAMFEKVRGEKLADDALLLG, from the coding sequence ATGCTCAGCGCACGCAACCTGGAAATCACCTTCAACCCCGGCACGCCGATCGAGACCCGCGCGCTATGCGGGCTGTCGCTGGACATCCCCAGCGGCCAGTTCGTCACCGTGATCGGCACCAACGGCGCCGGCAAGTCGACCTTCCTCAACGCGGTGTCCGGCGATCTGGCGGTGGACAGCGGGCAGATCCTCATCGACGGCGACGAGGTCACCCGCCTGCCGGTGTGGGCGCGCGCCGAGCGCGTGGCGCGGGTCTTCCAGGACCCGCTGGCGGGCACCTGCGAGGACCTGACCATCGAGGAGAACATGGCCCTGGCGCAGCAGCGCGGCGGCCGCCGCGGCCTGTCGCGGGCGGTACGCGAGGAGATGCGCGCGGCCTTCCGCGACAGCCTGGCGACCCTCGGCCTGGGCCTGGAGAACCGCCTGGGCGACCGCATCGGCCTGCTCTCCGGCGGCCAGCGCCAGGCGGTCAGCCTGCTGATGGCGGCGCTGCAGCCCTCGCGCATCCTGCTGCTCGACGAGCACACCGCGGCGCTCGATCCGCGCACCGCCGACTTCGTCCTGCAACTGACCGCGCGTATCGTCGCCGAAAAGCGGCTGACCACCATGATGGTCACCCACAGCATGCGCCAGGCGCTGGACGTCGGCGACCGCACGGTGATGCTGCACCAGGGCCAGGTGGTGCTCGACGTCAGCGGCGAGCAGCGCAAGGGGCTCGACGTGCCGGACCTTCTGGCGATGTTCGAGAAGGTGCGCGGCGAGAAGCTCGCCGACGACGCCCTGCTGCTCGGCTGA